One window of the uncultured Paludibaculum sp. genome contains the following:
- a CDS encoding RidA family protein: protein MANSRRKFIAGGAALAVPAAAAAQSTVQKKVHYKGDKPKKQPLFSGAVSLGNMLFIAGKGAHVPGDIKLHTKIVLDEIEAELKNAGSSMEKVLKCTVFLKKMEDYKEMNDTFLGRFGPEPPVRTTIAAADIPGDSLVEMDVIAYI from the coding sequence ATGGCCAATTCTCGCCGGAAGTTCATCGCCGGTGGCGCCGCACTCGCCGTGCCCGCCGCCGCTGCCGCTCAGTCAACTGTTCAGAAGAAGGTCCATTACAAGGGCGACAAGCCGAAGAAGCAGCCGCTTTTCTCGGGGGCGGTGTCACTGGGCAACATGCTCTTCATCGCCGGAAAGGGCGCGCACGTTCCGGGCGACATCAAGCTCCACACCAAGATCGTGCTGGACGAGATCGAGGCGGAACTAAAGAACGCCGGGTCCTCGATGGAGAAGGTCCTCAAGTGTACCGTCTTTCTGAAGAAGATGGAGGACTACAAGGAGATGAACGACACGTTCCTCGGCCGCTTCGGTCCCGAACCCCCTGTGCGCACCACCATCGCCGCCGCCGACATCCCCGGCGATTCGCTGGTCGAAATGGACGTGATCGCCTATATTTAG
- a CDS encoding DUF362 domain-containing protein: MDRRINRRDWLTTAAGATAATLALGSKVAAAAERTKWAMPGLYPGRVIEVHHPGCIVSGQYQPAVVQQMMQRGMKDLTGADGWADAWKQFVEPGDVVGVKLNPVGRPHCMSDASVLHQIVDGLKSAGIKAQDIVVYDRYRSEFLQAGFDKWLPEGVRWTSAVDGGDNVQQDIKGYDPDHYMDMALVLPGQDISNETARRSYAALYITKQVNKLINLCLIKDHQSAGVTVALKNLSHGLVNNVARSHATKSLNACGAFIPASVSIPVIRNKAVLHICDGIKGVYHGGPFARPEFVWEHKTMYFSTDPVSLDHIGWEVIDAQRAAVGKKPLADDLPDKFSTFVRKQPEHVEICGAMGLGVWERKKIDLRRVALG; the protein is encoded by the coding sequence ATGGATCGACGAATCAACCGCCGGGACTGGCTCACCACCGCCGCCGGCGCCACCGCGGCCACGCTGGCGTTGGGCTCGAAGGTGGCCGCTGCCGCCGAACGCACGAAATGGGCGATGCCGGGGCTGTATCCCGGCCGCGTGATCGAAGTTCATCATCCTGGCTGCATTGTCTCGGGCCAGTATCAGCCGGCCGTGGTGCAGCAGATGATGCAGCGCGGCATGAAAGACCTCACCGGCGCCGATGGCTGGGCCGATGCGTGGAAGCAGTTCGTCGAACCCGGCGATGTGGTCGGCGTCAAGCTGAATCCCGTTGGACGGCCGCACTGCATGTCCGATGCCAGCGTCCTGCACCAGATTGTCGACGGCCTGAAGTCGGCGGGGATCAAGGCGCAGGACATTGTCGTTTACGACCGCTACCGCTCGGAGTTTCTGCAGGCCGGTTTCGACAAGTGGTTGCCTGAGGGCGTCCGATGGACCTCCGCCGTGGATGGCGGCGACAACGTCCAGCAGGACATCAAGGGCTATGATCCGGACCATTACATGGACATGGCGCTGGTGCTGCCGGGGCAGGACATCTCGAACGAAACGGCACGGCGTTCCTACGCGGCACTTTACATCACCAAGCAGGTGAACAAGCTCATTAACCTCTGTCTGATCAAGGATCACCAGTCGGCCGGCGTGACCGTGGCTCTCAAGAACCTCTCGCACGGTCTGGTGAACAATGTGGCACGCAGCCATGCCACGAAGTCATTGAACGCTTGCGGAGCGTTCATCCCGGCCTCGGTCTCCATCCCGGTGATTCGCAATAAGGCCGTTCTACACATCTGCGACGGCATCAAAGGCGTCTATCACGGCGGGCCATTCGCGCGGCCCGAGTTCGTGTGGGAGCACAAGACGATGTACTTCTCCACCGACCCGGTGTCCCTCGATCACATCGGCTGGGAAGTGATCGATGCGCAGCGTGCGGCGGTCGGCAAGAAGCCGCTGGCCGATGACCTGCCCGACAAATTCAGCACTTTCGTCCGCAAACAGCCGGAGCATGTGGAGATCTGCGGAGCCATGGGGCTGGGCGTCTGGGAGCGGAAGAAAATAGACTTGCGCCGAGTGGCCCTGGGCTGA
- a CDS encoding cysteine hydrolase family protein: MERRALIFSALGSALPGQTQHVLRLRRRDDTKAIEFTEPIDARRSAVILCDMWDRHWCEGANGRVALLVKRCGPLLEKARASGMLIIHAPSETMDFYADAPQRKAMLALPRVDPPKPLDLTAPALPIDDSNGGCDTPGDEQHKAWSRQHAGIVVGPEDLISDQGTEVYSALRARGIQRLFVMGVHTNMCILNRTFAIKQMSKWGVQCVLLRDMTDAMYNPRDRPHVSHARGTELVIEYIERYWCPSTTSDELLKALG, from the coding sequence ATGGAACGCCGGGCACTGATCTTTTCCGCCCTGGGGAGCGCGTTGCCAGGGCAAACACAGCACGTCCTGCGGTTGCGCCGTCGCGACGATACCAAGGCCATCGAGTTCACTGAGCCTATCGATGCCCGCCGCAGTGCCGTGATCCTGTGCGACATGTGGGACCGGCATTGGTGCGAGGGTGCCAACGGGCGTGTCGCTCTGCTGGTGAAGCGTTGCGGACCGCTGCTGGAGAAGGCTCGCGCCAGCGGGATGCTCATCATCCACGCGCCTTCCGAGACGATGGACTTCTACGCGGACGCGCCACAGCGCAAAGCGATGCTCGCGCTGCCTCGGGTCGATCCGCCGAAACCGTTGGACCTCACCGCGCCGGCGCTGCCCATCGATGACTCCAATGGCGGCTGCGACACGCCTGGAGACGAGCAGCACAAGGCGTGGTCGCGCCAGCATGCCGGCATCGTGGTGGGGCCCGAAGATCTGATCTCCGACCAGGGCACGGAAGTCTACAGCGCTCTGCGGGCGCGCGGCATCCAGCGGCTCTTCGTGATGGGCGTGCACACGAACATGTGCATTCTCAACCGTACTTTCGCCATCAAGCAGATGTCGAAGTGGGGCGTCCAGTGCGTGCTGCTGCGGGACATGACCGACGCCATGTATAACCCACGGGATCGCCCCCATGTCAGCCATGCCCGCGGCACGGAACTGGTGATCGAGTACATTGAGCGCTACTGGTGTCCCAGCACCACGTCGGACGAGCTGTTGAAGGCTCTGGGTTGA
- a CDS encoding Gfo/Idh/MocA family oxidoreductase — MAINRRLFLMGAAGAARRVYAAERISLGVIGSGGRGTFVMGVFQKDPAVQVGAICDVYEPNLERALSAAAKAQGGVSPKSYRNHHQLLDDKSIDAVLVATPEHWHHRMVLDALAAGKDVYVEKPLCHTPEQGVELVAAEKRSKNIVQVGMQRRSYDLYQEGRRVVAAGTLGDVRMVRSWWLNTQLGGQKVTELKGPLDWAQWLGPVEKRPMDPDVFSRWRLYSDFAGGIVADQGAHVFDGIHMLMGSGAPLAVTAASGRPHAASGNTPESVVVTAEYPEDFIGVFTINYAAMRYKSRYDQMNHLDGDKARMDIGREELRVFALGGEETPVVEKRSEKGFGWATDLHVMNFLGCVLTRKPPAAPMWLGFQAALVVQLANLSLKNGRRMKWNRTTNQVEV; from the coding sequence ATGGCGATCAATCGCAGACTGTTCCTGATGGGCGCGGCCGGCGCCGCGCGGCGGGTTTACGCCGCTGAGAGGATCTCGCTGGGTGTCATCGGCAGCGGCGGACGCGGCACATTCGTCATGGGCGTCTTCCAGAAGGACCCGGCGGTGCAGGTGGGGGCCATCTGTGACGTCTATGAGCCCAACCTCGAGCGGGCACTCTCGGCGGCGGCCAAGGCACAGGGCGGCGTCTCTCCGAAGTCGTACCGGAACCATCATCAACTGCTGGATGACAAATCGATCGACGCCGTGCTCGTCGCCACTCCCGAACATTGGCATCACCGTATGGTGCTGGATGCGTTGGCCGCGGGTAAGGACGTCTATGTGGAGAAGCCGTTGTGCCACACGCCGGAGCAGGGCGTCGAACTGGTGGCGGCCGAGAAGCGCTCGAAGAATATCGTCCAGGTGGGCATGCAGCGCCGCAGCTATGACCTCTATCAGGAGGGGCGGCGTGTTGTGGCGGCGGGTACGCTGGGCGACGTACGGATGGTGCGGTCGTGGTGGCTGAATACTCAGTTGGGTGGCCAGAAGGTGACCGAACTGAAGGGTCCGCTGGATTGGGCGCAGTGGCTGGGACCGGTGGAGAAGCGGCCGATGGACCCGGACGTCTTCAGCCGCTGGCGGCTGTACAGCGACTTCGCCGGCGGGATCGTGGCCGACCAGGGTGCGCACGTCTTTGACGGGATCCACATGTTGATGGGGTCTGGTGCTCCGCTGGCCGTGACGGCGGCTTCGGGAAGGCCGCATGCCGCGAGCGGGAACACTCCGGAGTCGGTGGTCGTCACGGCCGAGTATCCCGAGGACTTCATCGGCGTGTTCACCATCAACTATGCGGCGATGCGCTACAAGAGCCGCTACGACCAGATGAACCATCTGGATGGAGACAAGGCGCGCATGGACATTGGCCGGGAGGAGCTGCGGGTCTTTGCCCTGGGCGGGGAAGAGACACCCGTCGTCGAGAAGCGTTCAGAGAAAGGCTTTGGCTGGGCGACGGATCTTCATGTGATGAACTTCCTCGGTTGCGTCCTGACGCGCAAGCCACCGGCCGCACCGATGTGGCTGGGCTTCCAGGCGGCCCTGGTGGTGCAACTCGCCAATCTGTCATTGAAGAATGGCCGCCGCATGAAATGGAATCGCACGACCAACCAGGTGGAGGTATAG
- a CDS encoding glycosyl hydrolase family 28 protein, whose translation MKPLCLSLLIPAVLFAGATVYNAPAGVEQDKLFQVKVAGQPSFVYSLPVGGMTYFSYTSFARRADIEITVARPVETVAIRPTSYGIRPVINGNVITFRLDRTAQISVEINGDIKHPLLLFANPPESAPPKPGPSGIHYFGAGQVHNVGRITVTSGQLVYIAGGAIVRGSIFMDQARGVHILGRGVLDGSLYKKGESRMIEVNRSSDVDIEGIIVTNSKHWTVPITASDKVTLHNVKLVSDNDWDDGVDVVGSTNVTVDQCFIRTKDDCVAVKAGVQYFTKFNAQRDVSNVVIKRSVLWNGAWGNGLEIGFETRAASIRGVRFLDNDLIHVEGPEGTFSIHNGDRAVISDVIYDNCRVEDSKGLLVDFKILKSRYSKDAERGQIRNIVFRRIRVDQAEMPSILQGFDATHQVGGVVFEDVKTGGRKWTSLADAGIKATHTENVSFK comes from the coding sequence TTGAAGCCCCTCTGCCTTAGCCTGCTCATCCCCGCGGTGCTGTTCGCCGGAGCCACTGTTTATAATGCCCCGGCCGGCGTGGAGCAGGACAAGCTATTTCAGGTGAAGGTGGCCGGCCAGCCCTCGTTCGTCTACAGTCTGCCCGTGGGCGGCATGACGTACTTCTCCTACACCTCGTTCGCGCGCAGAGCCGACATTGAGATCACCGTGGCCCGGCCGGTGGAGACGGTGGCCATTCGCCCGACGAGCTATGGCATCCGGCCTGTGATCAACGGCAACGTCATCACGTTCCGCCTCGACCGCACGGCGCAGATCAGCGTTGAGATCAATGGCGACATCAAGCATCCGCTGCTGCTCTTCGCCAATCCGCCCGAGAGCGCGCCGCCGAAGCCGGGGCCGTCCGGCATCCATTACTTTGGGGCGGGCCAGGTTCACAATGTGGGCCGCATTACAGTCACCAGTGGTCAACTCGTCTACATCGCGGGCGGAGCCATTGTGCGCGGCTCCATCTTCATGGACCAGGCGCGCGGCGTTCACATCCTGGGACGCGGCGTTCTGGACGGAAGCCTCTACAAAAAGGGCGAGTCGCGGATGATCGAGGTCAACCGGTCGAGCGATGTCGACATTGAAGGCATCATCGTCACGAACAGCAAGCACTGGACGGTGCCGATTACGGCGTCCGACAAGGTGACCCTGCACAACGTGAAACTGGTGAGCGACAACGATTGGGACGACGGGGTCGACGTCGTGGGCAGCACGAATGTCACTGTCGACCAATGCTTCATCCGTACGAAAGACGACTGCGTGGCGGTGAAGGCAGGCGTCCAGTACTTCACCAAGTTCAATGCGCAACGCGATGTCAGCAACGTCGTCATCAAGCGATCGGTGTTGTGGAATGGAGCCTGGGGGAATGGCCTCGAGATCGGCTTCGAGACGCGGGCCGCCAGCATCCGCGGCGTCCGCTTCCTCGATAACGACCTGATTCACGTGGAAGGTCCGGAGGGCACGTTCAGCATCCACAACGGCGATCGCGCGGTGATCTCCGATGTGATCTACGACAACTGCCGGGTGGAGGATTCGAAGGGCCTGCTGGTGGATTTCAAGATATTGAAGTCGCGCTACAGCAAGGATGCCGAGCGTGGACAGATCCGCAATATCGTGTTCCGCCGCATCCGTGTCGATCAGGCCGAGATGCCCTCGATCCTGCAGGGCTTTGATGCGACGCACCAGGTGGGTGGGGTGGTCTTCGAAGACGTGAAAACGGGTGGGCGCAAGTGGACGTCGCTCGCCGACGCGGGAATCAAGGCGACACACACCGAGAACGTCAGTTTCAAATAG
- a CDS encoding LUD domain-containing protein — protein MAATNTSRDAILGAMRANAPKLRPLPDAPVAITYTDPLEHFAATLAGVGGRFLRVADEAALRAELATLDVYSKAQRVASLVEAATPGNVDLTSLKDPHELEGIDLAILPGEFGVAENGAVWVPGSRLGPHRAVFVIAQHLVLVMPAGAVVHNMQEAYTRIRLERPGFGVFISGPSKTADIEQSLVIGAHGARSCTVIAVG, from the coding sequence ATGGCTGCGACGAATACCAGCCGCGACGCCATCCTCGGCGCGATGCGCGCCAACGCGCCGAAGCTCCGGCCGTTGCCGGATGCGCCTGTCGCGATCACCTACACGGATCCACTGGAGCACTTCGCGGCCACACTGGCCGGAGTGGGAGGGCGGTTCCTGCGCGTCGCGGACGAAGCCGCGCTGAGGGCGGAGCTTGCCACTCTGGACGTCTACTCCAAGGCGCAACGCGTGGCGTCGCTGGTGGAGGCTGCAACGCCCGGCAACGTGGATCTCACGAGCCTAAAGGATCCCCATGAACTGGAAGGCATCGACCTGGCGATTCTGCCCGGCGAGTTCGGAGTGGCTGAGAACGGGGCCGTGTGGGTACCCGGCAGCCGCCTTGGGCCTCATCGGGCCGTCTTCGTGATCGCTCAACACCTGGTGCTGGTGATGCCGGCCGGGGCGGTTGTGCACAATATGCAGGAGGCCTACACGCGAATCAGGCTGGAGCGGCCGGGGTTCGGGGTGTTCATCTCGGGACCGTCGAAGACCGCCGACATCGAGCAGTCGCTGGTGATTGGCGCACACGGTGCGAGAAGCTGCACGGTGATCGCGGTGGGTTGA
- a CDS encoding lactate utilization protein B produces MKGHAESAAPFVANEPRAHWHDESLWFVRVKRDRQAATLPEWEELRATASAIKAHTLSKIADYLEEFERNATANGIHVHWARDGAEHNAIVLKILNDHGVTRLVKSKSMLTEECHLNPYLEAHGIEVTDTDLGERIVQLRKEPPSHIVLPAIHLKKEDIGELFHIQLGTEKGASDPKYLTEAARGHLRERFLGAQAGLTGVNFAIAETGGVVVCTNEGNADMGTSLPPIHIACMGVEKIVPRAQDLAIFLRLLARSATGQPVTTYTSHFHGPLPGGEMHVVIVDNGRARILGEEAFRRSLSCIRCGACMNTCPVYRRSGGYSYGYTVPGPIGSILGPQRDPAAYGSLPFASSLCGSCTDVCPVKIDLHHELLAFRQVLAKQGYLPWQKRFAMWGMGLVLERKWAFLLGGRLMRALLPLMPRGLVYGPWNPWGKQRELPPMPKESFRDLLKKEPK; encoded by the coding sequence ATGAAGGGGCACGCAGAGAGCGCCGCTCCGTTTGTTGCCAACGAACCGAGAGCACACTGGCACGATGAATCGCTGTGGTTCGTGCGTGTGAAGCGCGACCGCCAGGCGGCCACACTGCCGGAATGGGAGGAGTTGCGGGCCACGGCCTCCGCCATCAAGGCGCATACTCTCTCGAAGATCGCCGATTATCTGGAGGAGTTCGAACGCAACGCGACGGCCAATGGGATCCATGTTCACTGGGCTCGCGACGGCGCCGAACACAACGCGATTGTCCTGAAGATCCTCAATGACCATGGTGTGACACGGCTGGTGAAGTCGAAGTCGATGCTCACCGAGGAGTGCCACCTCAACCCGTATCTGGAGGCCCATGGAATCGAGGTCACGGACACGGACCTGGGCGAGCGCATCGTGCAGTTGCGGAAGGAACCGCCGAGCCACATCGTTCTGCCTGCGATTCACCTGAAGAAAGAGGACATCGGCGAGCTGTTCCACATTCAGCTTGGTACGGAGAAGGGCGCGTCCGATCCGAAGTATCTGACGGAAGCGGCGCGCGGACATCTGCGCGAGCGGTTCCTGGGTGCGCAGGCAGGGCTCACGGGCGTCAACTTCGCCATCGCGGAGACGGGCGGAGTGGTGGTGTGCACGAATGAAGGCAATGCGGACATGGGGACCAGTTTGCCTCCGATCCACATCGCCTGCATGGGGGTGGAGAAGATCGTTCCCCGGGCGCAGGATCTCGCCATCTTCCTGCGGTTGCTGGCTCGCAGTGCGACGGGTCAGCCAGTGACGACCTACACCTCCCATTTTCACGGACCGCTGCCGGGCGGCGAGATGCACGTCGTCATTGTCGATAACGGGCGGGCGCGCATTCTGGGCGAGGAGGCATTCCGGCGCTCCTTGAGCTGCATCCGCTGTGGAGCGTGCATGAACACGTGCCCGGTGTACCGGCGGTCGGGCGGCTACAGCTACGGTTACACGGTGCCGGGGCCCATCGGGTCGATTCTGGGCCCGCAGCGCGACCCGGCGGCCTACGGGTCGCTGCCGTTCGCGTCGAGCCTCTGCGGGTCGTGTACGGACGTGTGCCCGGTCAAGATCGACCTGCACCATGAGCTGTTGGCATTCCGGCAGGTGCTGGCGAAGCAGGGATACCTCCCCTGGCAGAAGCGCTTCGCCATGTGGGGCATGGGCCTTGTGCTCGAGAGGAAATGGGCCTTCCTGCTGGGCGGCCGGCTGATGCGCGCTCTGCTTCCCTTGATGCCGCGCGGCCTGGTCTACGGGCCTTGGAATCCGTGGGGCAAACAACGAGAGCTGCCGCCGATGCCCAAGGAGTCGTTCCGTGATCTGTTGAAGAAGGAGCCCAAGTAA
- a CDS encoding (Fe-S)-binding protein: protein MPKVGLFIPCYVDQLYPQVGLATLRVLRGLGVDIEFPEEQTCCGQPMANSGCGEDARPLAEKFLRVFGGYDHVVAPSGSCVSMVRNHYEQWLAGKPGFEHLRDNTFELCEYLVDVAHVTKVDGEFARKVGLHMSCHGLRELRMASSSERMVAPFNKVKVLLEQLRGIDLVELKRPDECCGFGGTFAVNEEAVSCLMGHDRIRDHEQAGAEVIAGFDMSCLMHLEGLLNRDRKPMKVLHVAQILEHARLS, encoded by the coding sequence ATGCCGAAAGTTGGGCTATTCATACCGTGCTATGTGGATCAGCTGTATCCACAGGTCGGTCTCGCTACCCTGCGTGTGTTGCGCGGCCTTGGCGTCGATATCGAGTTTCCTGAGGAGCAGACGTGCTGCGGCCAGCCGATGGCCAACTCCGGTTGCGGAGAGGACGCACGGCCGCTGGCCGAGAAGTTTCTGCGGGTTTTTGGCGGCTACGATCACGTGGTGGCGCCGTCGGGCAGTTGCGTGTCGATGGTGCGGAACCACTACGAACAATGGCTGGCGGGCAAGCCGGGGTTCGAACATTTGCGCGACAACACGTTTGAGCTGTGCGAGTACCTGGTGGACGTGGCGCATGTCACGAAGGTCGACGGCGAGTTCGCTCGCAAGGTGGGCCTGCATATGAGCTGCCACGGATTGCGCGAACTGCGCATGGCCAGCTCTTCGGAGCGCATGGTGGCGCCGTTCAACAAAGTGAAGGTCCTATTGGAGCAGTTGCGGGGCATTGATCTCGTGGAATTGAAGCGGCCGGACGAGTGTTGCGGCTTTGGCGGGACCTTCGCGGTGAATGAGGAAGCGGTCTCGTGCCTGATGGGGCACGACCGGATCCGCGATCATGAGCAGGCCGGGGCCGAGGTGATTGCTGGTTTCGACATGTCGTGCCTGATGCACCTGGAAGGCCTGTTGAACCGCGATAGGAAACCGATGAAGGTTCTGCACGTGGCGCAGATTCTGGAACACGCGAGGTTGTCATGA